From one Flavobacterium sp. N502536 genomic stretch:
- a CDS encoding tetratricopeptide repeat-containing sensor histidine kinase, translating to MTAPFKIICLFLLLTFFSCRKNEFADSNGKTTISFDDTYLKGEEKEKYLDSIFELLKIQKNDSLTRSLHFKLSTEYYYNKNEKKSLAASLEALRLSIEVDDKEGIAKAFYYIGDSYGNVKKDSAYFYYLQAEKVYYKLSDYDNTARMLFNKACVLFYDGNYIECEVEISKALQHLKESKDQRLLYCCNALMGNCLEKLVNYDKALWYHQMALNNLEKMKLNHIDKDEVNNYNVTATINICNLYDLKGEYLKSIAKLEGLLTKDLEKKWPRLYANVLSNLAYSKMKIGEYENVHEMFTKSLEILKNKGDESDILYKKIHIGEYFLTQKDTTKAIEVLKEANVLATRIKNSNEVLTSLKLLSTLDKENSLYYANEYINLSDSINIVQKNAHNKYARIEYETSRIEDENKILTKKNFYILIISFALVLLLLIIVILRYSKYKNKELQFLKNQKSANEEIYLLLMEQHEKINNARDNEKSKIAKELHDGVMNRIYGVRMNLGFFNAKVEQEIIDKRKAYIFELQNIENEIRTISHDLSNSSFLDGNDFNILLLSLVESQKDISNTQFTYTTDESFEWSTIQNIYKINLYRIIQEAILNVNKYADATKCEIRIQYQGSGFLKMSITDNGQGFDTKTKKEGIGLNNMKERTSSLKGQFTIESEIGEGTKIEVTFKVRELT from the coding sequence TTGACAGCACCTTTTAAAATTATTTGCTTATTTCTTTTACTGACGTTTTTTTCCTGCCGGAAAAATGAGTTTGCTGATTCGAATGGCAAAACTACGATCTCATTTGATGATACGTATTTAAAAGGGGAAGAAAAGGAAAAGTACCTGGACTCTATATTTGAGTTGTTAAAGATTCAGAAAAATGATTCGCTTACCAGAAGTCTGCATTTTAAGCTGTCAACAGAGTACTATTACAATAAAAATGAGAAGAAATCTTTAGCGGCAAGTTTAGAGGCCCTGAGGCTGTCAATAGAGGTGGATGACAAAGAGGGAATTGCAAAAGCCTTTTATTACATTGGAGACAGTTATGGCAATGTAAAAAAAGACAGTGCCTATTTTTATTACCTGCAGGCAGAAAAAGTATATTACAAATTATCAGATTATGATAATACAGCGAGGATGTTGTTTAACAAAGCCTGTGTGTTGTTTTATGACGGAAATTATATAGAATGCGAAGTTGAAATCTCGAAGGCCTTACAGCACCTGAAAGAATCCAAAGACCAGCGGCTGCTTTATTGCTGTAATGCATTAATGGGCAACTGTCTGGAGAAGCTCGTGAATTATGATAAAGCCTTGTGGTACCACCAGATGGCTTTGAATAATTTAGAGAAGATGAAACTGAATCATATTGATAAAGATGAGGTTAACAATTACAATGTAACCGCTACCATCAATATCTGTAATCTGTATGATTTAAAAGGAGAATATTTAAAATCTATTGCAAAGCTTGAAGGTTTGCTTACCAAAGATTTAGAAAAAAAATGGCCCCGATTGTATGCCAATGTTTTGAGCAATCTGGCCTATTCGAAGATGAAAATCGGAGAGTATGAGAATGTGCATGAAATGTTCACCAAATCGCTCGAAATTTTAAAAAACAAAGGCGATGAATCGGATATTTTATATAAAAAAATACATATTGGCGAATATTTCCTAACACAGAAAGATACTACCAAAGCTATTGAAGTTCTGAAAGAAGCGAATGTATTAGCAACGCGAATTAAGAACAGCAATGAAGTTTTAACTTCACTAAAACTGTTGTCTACTTTAGACAAGGAGAATAGCCTTTACTACGCAAACGAGTATATTAATTTGAGTGACAGTATCAATATTGTTCAAAAAAATGCACACAATAAATATGCTAGAATCGAATACGAAACTTCCAGAATCGAAGATGAAAATAAAATTTTGACGAAAAAAAATTTCTATATCTTAATCATTTCATTTGCACTAGTTTTGCTACTGCTGATTATTGTTATTTTAAGGTACTCCAAGTATAAAAATAAAGAATTGCAGTTTTTAAAGAACCAGAAATCGGCCAACGAGGAGATCTATTTGCTTCTGATGGAACAGCATGAGAAAATAAACAATGCAAGAGATAATGAAAAATCCAAAATTGCAAAAGAACTTCATGATGGAGTAATGAATCGGATTTATGGCGTTCGAATGAATTTAGGCTTTTTTAATGCTAAAGTAGAACAGGAAATAATCGATAAACGAAAAGCGTATATTTTTGAGCTGCAAAACATAGAAAATGAGATTAGAACCATTTCACATGATTTAAGCAATAGTTCGTTTTTAGATGGTAATGATTTTAATATCTTACTATTAAGCTTAGTGGAAAGTCAAAAAGACATTAGCAATACTCAGTTTACCTATACAACCGATGAAAGTTTTGAATGGTCTACGATTCAAAACATCTACAAGATCAATTTGTATCGCATCATTCAGGAAGCTATTTTAAATGTCAACAAGTATGCTGACGCTACAAAGTGTGAAATCAGAATTCAATACCAAGGCAGTGGCTTCTTAAAAATGTCAATTACGGATAATGGCCAGGGATTTGATACCAAAACCAAAAAAGAAGGTATCGGACTGAACAATATGAAGGAAAGAACCAGCTCGTTAAAAGGCCAGTTTACTATTGAATCAGAAATTGGTGAGGGAACCAAAATCGAGGTCACTTTTAAAGTTCGGGAGCTGACTTAG
- a CDS encoding UpxY family transcription antiterminator, with protein MKSIHNGWYVLYVKCHHERKVFDGLGHLSIRAFLPTIEVPSKRTDRKKSIQKLLFPSYVFVKINSSLEFYKTLSVNGACMYIRFGMEYAKVSDDEMRKIELLLLNNDVTEIETHVEEFKVGDFKTISYGSLSGLECEVLNTNNTNKIVVRIDSLQKNITATIPSYYLQN; from the coding sequence ATGAAGTCAATTCACAATGGTTGGTATGTTTTATATGTTAAATGCCATCATGAAAGAAAAGTATTTGATGGGCTTGGACATTTGTCAATTAGAGCTTTTTTACCAACAATTGAGGTACCAAGTAAACGTACAGATCGAAAGAAAAGTATTCAGAAATTACTTTTCCCTTCTTATGTTTTTGTAAAGATAAATTCGTCATTAGAATTTTACAAAACGCTTTCGGTGAACGGGGCCTGTATGTACATCCGCTTTGGAATGGAGTACGCTAAGGTGAGTGACGACGAAATGAGAAAAATTGAACTTTTGTTGCTCAACAATGATGTGACAGAGATTGAAACACATGTTGAAGAATTTAAAGTAGGTGACTTTAAAACAATCTCTTACGGTTCATTAAGCGGATTAGAATGTGAGGTACTAAACACCAACAATACCAATAAAATCGTGGTTAGAATTGATTCCTTACAGAAAAACATCACCGCTACAATTCCATCCTATTATTTACAAAATTAA
- a CDS encoding response regulator, with protein MNLNILIVDDHPMTVDSYVNLLSDGEFQKKLPNFIKSHNCEDAYNKIILHHKQNINIDFALLDINLPPYKQLNINDGIGLAYLIKEKFPNCKIVLLTMRSEPLTVDKIIKGIQPEGFISKSDINFEQFPVICKNIINGEIFRSNTIVESQRELFKRNINWDNHDNQILILISEGVKTVNLPDYIPLSMSAIEKRKANIKDQLLKGKGSDKDLIEKAKTLGLL; from the coding sequence ATGAATCTTAATATTTTAATCGTCGACGACCATCCGATGACGGTCGATAGTTATGTCAATCTTTTATCTGATGGTGAGTTTCAGAAAAAACTGCCAAATTTTATTAAAAGCCATAATTGTGAAGATGCTTACAATAAAATTATTCTTCATCATAAGCAAAATATCAATATCGATTTTGCTTTACTCGATATTAATTTGCCTCCCTACAAACAATTAAACATTAATGATGGTATAGGCCTGGCCTACCTCATCAAAGAAAAGTTTCCTAATTGCAAGATAGTTCTTCTTACCATGCGCAGCGAACCTCTGACGGTTGACAAAATCATAAAAGGAATTCAACCCGAAGGTTTTATCTCCAAAAGTGATATCAATTTTGAACAGTTTCCTGTGATTTGTAAAAACATCATTAACGGAGAAATATTCAGAAGCAATACTATAGTGGAATCGCAAAGAGAATTGTTTAAGCGCAATATCAACTGGGACAATCACGACAATCAAATTTTAATTCTGATTTCTGAAGGTGTAAAAACAGTAAACCTTCCTGATTACATTCCGCTTTCGATGAGTGCGATCGAAAAAAGAAAAGCAAACATAAAAGATCAGTTGCTAAAAGGAAAAGGAAGTGACAAAGATTTAATTGAAAAAGCCAAAACTTTGGGATTGTTGTAA